One part of the Terrimicrobium sacchariphilum genome encodes these proteins:
- a CDS encoding S1C family serine protease yields the protein MKSVLRFLIFVVILFGAVLLLYFTRTKSATSAGTTTPVGTTHYSALEAVDREFTDLVSHVLPSVVSITAIPADTTNPRIQYLRSLFGFQPGATPPQLGSGVIVSPEGHIVTNFHVIQGAGSAEVTLNDGRVLPAKFLGADIPSDIAILQISPENISPIAWGNSDDVKVGQMVFAVGNPLGLQETVTQGIISARGRRAASEAANEFFQTDAAINRGNSGGPLVSLRGELIGINNMVAAQTQTQGIAFSIPANTVRRVFESIRDHGRFIRPWFGVSTLPLSPMIVRQLNLPDDITGALVQVTQTDSPAEKAGLEPGDVIVGYGGKPVRDAADLRSRVVDTPIGDTVEIKVRRGGQIIPLKVTIAPEPGS from the coding sequence ATGAAGAGCGTCCTGCGTTTTCTCATCTTTGTCGTTATTCTCTTCGGAGCGGTGCTGCTGCTGTACTTTACTCGCACGAAGTCTGCGACGTCTGCCGGTACCACGACACCGGTAGGGACGACTCATTATTCCGCCCTGGAGGCTGTCGACCGGGAGTTTACCGATCTCGTTTCCCATGTGCTTCCGTCGGTCGTCAGCATTACGGCCATCCCGGCCGATACGACCAATCCCCGCATCCAGTACCTGCGGAGCCTCTTCGGCTTTCAACCCGGTGCGACACCTCCTCAGCTCGGCTCCGGCGTGATTGTATCCCCCGAGGGGCATATCGTGACAAATTTTCACGTGATTCAAGGTGCTGGTTCTGCCGAGGTGACCCTTAACGATGGGCGCGTCCTGCCTGCGAAGTTCCTGGGCGCGGACATCCCTTCCGACATCGCCATCCTTCAGATCTCTCCGGAAAACATCTCGCCCATCGCCTGGGGAAACTCCGATGATGTCAAGGTCGGCCAGATGGTATTTGCGGTGGGAAATCCGCTGGGTCTCCAGGAAACCGTCACCCAGGGAATCATCAGTGCCCGCGGTCGCCGCGCTGCCAGCGAGGCGGCCAATGAGTTTTTCCAGACGGATGCCGCCATCAATCGCGGCAACTCCGGAGGTCCTCTGGTCAGTCTCCGTGGTGAGCTGATCGGCATTAATAACATGGTTGCTGCCCAGACGCAGACCCAGGGAATCGCTTTTTCGATCCCGGCAAATACTGTTCGCCGGGTTTTTGAAAGTATCCGGGATCATGGACGCTTTATCCGCCCGTGGTTCGGCGTTTCGACCCTTCCGCTTTCGCCCATGATCGTGCGCCAGCTCAATCTGCCGGACGACATTACCGGGGCTCTCGTCCAGGTCACCCAGACGGATTCCCCGGCGGAAAAGGCCGGTCTCGAACCCGGCGATGTCATCGTGGGGTACGGTGGTAAGCCGGTTCGCGACGCGGCAGACCTCCGTAGCCGGGTGGTCGACACCCCGATCGGCGATACGGTGGAGATCAAAGTACGGCGTGGCGGACAGATTATTCCCTTGAAAGTCACCATCGCCCCGGAGCCCGGGAGCTGA
- a CDS encoding SUMF1/EgtB/PvdO family nonheme iron enzyme, which translates to MKILIVDDELGLASGLAGWLTENGWPQPGVATNADEATAWVDQQGRLDVLVTDVVMQPTDGFTLRETLQARFPKLKVVFISGYDLSDYGPRMEGARFLPKPVSGYDIDGAIRALFEQPAPVVAQPVAAPTPVTPAVAQPAPVAAQPTPVVAQAAPAAAPVGAVGTAGAPVGAKVASVAAKAATPTPTPVASPRPVAAAATPVAAAAPKAVAAAAAPQAVAPTAGQPVVAKLSAAPKVAAAPQAKPAAVAAKAGAPRPAAAAPAGAGARPAAAASPAVPIAQPADNSEVELPADQFVGTAVGNYQVEAKIGQGSRSGIYRAQQTNIGRPVRLYILEPERAHDQEEVKSFISDASVKANVSHPYIFAVYEAGQSNGSYFYSCEYVPCRSLKQIIQAGQFLDEATAVQAMKVTAEVLAYFEKEKISHNLIGENTVLIGEKNKPRIANIATYHPEATFDMKREMVEIGRVFAAVLPEQSQALGIRALAVGLADGSREFPTWQALIDAVTALEPKVAPQDAYKLDAQERAAIRMVEEAKKRQKRGMYISTAVSLTLLAVALGVVYFFISGSNTKGTDFNKMIEIPAGEFVYQDGQKETLPTFYIDEYEVTIGQYAKFLEYLKAHPDEATKFDHPDQPKGKSHNPEKWADEDLPTGWMPGYYTRAKRWGKYHDAKLDVNSPVFGVDWYDAYAYAKWKGHRLPTEKEWEKAARGTQGFLYPWGNDPDNKKVNSGLDTNPDPSKGGEIDGWDRWSPVDAVKTDKSPFNVYGMGGNVSEWTATFDVDPMLPSQKVPVLRGGNWRTPDYKLTRRILKLSEIQNDEALGFRTVSDTPPAK; encoded by the coding sequence ATGAAAATTTTGATCGTAGACGATGAGCTCGGATTAGCGTCCGGGCTGGCAGGTTGGTTGACAGAAAATGGCTGGCCTCAGCCCGGCGTGGCAACCAATGCCGACGAAGCCACCGCCTGGGTAGATCAACAAGGCCGCCTGGACGTCCTGGTGACCGATGTCGTGATGCAGCCGACGGATGGGTTTACCCTGCGGGAAACCCTGCAAGCCCGTTTCCCAAAGCTCAAGGTAGTCTTCATTTCCGGCTACGACCTGAGCGATTACGGACCACGCATGGAAGGGGCTCGTTTCCTGCCCAAGCCTGTTTCCGGCTACGACATTGACGGAGCGATCCGCGCTCTCTTTGAACAGCCAGCGCCTGTTGTCGCGCAACCTGTGGCTGCACCGACGCCAGTGACCCCGGCCGTTGCTCAGCCTGCGCCGGTCGCCGCACAGCCGACGCCCGTCGTCGCGCAAGCTGCTCCCGCGGCCGCCCCGGTTGGCGCAGTCGGTACGGCAGGCGCTCCGGTCGGTGCGAAGGTTGCCTCAGTCGCGGCGAAGGCCGCAACCCCTACGCCAACGCCGGTTGCTTCGCCGAGACCCGTTGCCGCCGCTGCGACGCCTGTCGCTGCCGCCGCTCCCAAGGCCGTCGCCGCAGCAGCCGCTCCGCAGGCGGTTGCTCCCACTGCCGGACAGCCGGTCGTCGCCAAACTTTCCGCTGCTCCGAAAGTCGCAGCCGCTCCGCAGGCCAAGCCTGCCGCAGTCGCAGCCAAGGCCGGAGCTCCACGTCCTGCCGCCGCCGCTCCGGCGGGAGCAGGCGCCCGCCCGGCAGCCGCCGCATCTCCCGCTGTTCCAATCGCCCAGCCGGCGGATAATTCCGAGGTGGAACTCCCGGCAGATCAATTTGTCGGTACCGCGGTAGGCAATTATCAGGTCGAAGCCAAGATTGGGCAGGGTTCGCGAAGCGGCATTTATCGAGCGCAGCAGACCAATATCGGTCGACCGGTCCGACTCTACATCCTGGAGCCGGAGCGTGCCCACGATCAGGAGGAGGTGAAGAGCTTTATCTCCGATGCGAGCGTGAAGGCCAATGTTTCCCACCCGTATATCTTCGCGGTATATGAGGCGGGACAGTCAAATGGCTCATACTTCTACTCTTGCGAATATGTTCCCTGCCGCTCTCTAAAGCAGATCATTCAGGCCGGCCAGTTTCTGGACGAGGCGACCGCCGTGCAGGCCATGAAGGTCACCGCCGAAGTGCTTGCGTACTTTGAGAAGGAGAAGATTTCGCACAATCTCATCGGAGAAAATACCGTGCTGATCGGGGAAAAGAACAAGCCCCGCATCGCGAACATCGCCACCTATCACCCAGAGGCAACCTTCGACATGAAGCGCGAAATGGTGGAGATCGGGCGCGTATTTGCCGCCGTTCTCCCGGAGCAGTCCCAGGCTTTGGGTATTCGTGCCCTTGCCGTCGGTCTGGCCGATGGCTCGAGGGAGTTCCCAACCTGGCAGGCGCTCATCGATGCCGTCACGGCATTGGAACCGAAGGTTGCTCCTCAGGATGCCTACAAGCTCGATGCCCAGGAGCGTGCGGCGATTCGCATGGTCGAGGAGGCAAAGAAGCGCCAGAAGCGCGGCATGTACATCAGTACGGCTGTTTCCCTGACTCTGCTGGCGGTTGCCCTTGGCGTGGTTTACTTCTTCATCTCGGGTTCAAATACCAAGGGTACGGACTTCAACAAGATGATCGAGATTCCGGCCGGGGAGTTTGTCTATCAGGATGGACAAAAGGAGACGCTGCCGACCTTCTACATCGATGAGTATGAGGTCACGATCGGCCAGTATGCGAAATTCCTTGAGTATCTGAAGGCGCACCCCGACGAGGCCACAAAGTTTGATCATCCAGATCAACCCAAGGGCAAATCGCACAATCCCGAGAAATGGGCCGATGAGGATCTGCCGACCGGCTGGATGCCTGGCTACTATACGCGTGCCAAACGGTGGGGCAAATATCACGACGCCAAGCTCGACGTGAACAGCCCTGTCTTCGGTGTGGATTGGTATGACGCCTACGCATACGCCAAATGGAAAGGTCATCGTCTGCCAACGGAGAAGGAATGGGAAAAGGCGGCTCGCGGGACGCAGGGATTTCTCTATCCGTGGGGCAACGATCCGGATAACAAAAAGGTCAACAGCGGTCTCGATACCAATCCTGATCCCTCAAAGGGCGGAGAAATTGATGGTTGGGATCGATGGAGCCCTGTGGATGCGGTCAAGACCGATAAAAGTCCCTTCAATGTCTACGGAATGGGTGGAAACGTTTCGGAATGGACTGCTACCTTCGACGTCGATCCGATGCTGCCGAGCCAGAAAGTCCCTGTACTCCGTGGCGGCAACTGGCGTACCCCCGACTACAAGCTGACCCGTCGTATTCTCAAGTTAAGTGAAATTCAGAATGACGAGGCGCTTGGATTCCGTACCGTATCGGATACACCTCCCGCCAAATGA
- a CDS encoding MGH1-like glycoside hydrolase domain-containing protein produces the protein MAGVENQRLSEHSSGSVNWLLWGPYLSERQWGTVREDYSASGDAWNDFPHEHARSRAYRWGEDGLGGWSDERQRLCMSVALWNGHDAILKERLFGVTNAQGNHGEDVKESYFFLDGTPTHSYQRMLYKYPQKAFPYEELIRANQSRSRLEEEFDLTQSGIFRENRYFDVFIEYAKAGSRSTCQQITVTNRGPEAAPLTLLTQIWCRNVWSWGEPERKPTLRLRGEGIQISNAELGDYRFQAEDAQEWLFTDNETNFTRLFRAGECTWPKDAFHDYIVHGNAEGVNPDRVGTKAAAVWRCMLEPGETKEFHTTLCPIDEVAPDIAAVVTKRQAEADQFFQRRTDDLSEERAGIYRQAAAGLTWSKQFYRFNVRRWIEGDPTGPKPPASRATGRNSRWQHVNAGEIILMPDTWEYPWFAAWDLAFHAVAYAPIDPAFAKEQLLHITNEWYLHPNGQLPAYEWAFDDANPPVHGWAAWRVFLIDRERRGDRGDIEFLERVFHKLILNFGWWINRKDADGQNIFEGGFLGMDNLGVFDRSQPLPPGLKLHQCDATAWMAMCSLNLMRIAAELALTNPAYEDIAAKFLDHFLRIASAMNNVSGQGLGLWDEEDQFFYDVVTKADGQPFPLRVRSIAGLLPLLAVETLEAEHIEKLPRFAQRLDWILKHEPGLASLVSRWQQAGHKERRLFSLLRVHRMKSLLHRMFDPAEFLSPYGIRALSRYHLENPYVLPYDGRNLTVGYDPGESKIGAFGGNSNWRGPIWMPVNYLLVEALLQFHQYYGDFITVECPCAGGNANLRDWAVELATRLVRLFERDEAGCRPIFANDDLLQRDPYFRDYLLYPEYFHGDTGRGLGATHQTGWTALIMPLLKLASGSQSDIPLR, from the coding sequence ATGGCAGGTGTTGAAAATCAGCGGCTGTCCGAGCACTCCTCCGGATCGGTGAATTGGCTCCTATGGGGGCCCTATCTGAGCGAACGCCAGTGGGGCACTGTGCGGGAGGACTACAGTGCAAGTGGGGATGCCTGGAATGACTTTCCCCATGAGCATGCTCGCAGCCGCGCTTATCGGTGGGGCGAGGATGGTTTGGGCGGCTGGTCTGATGAGAGGCAGCGACTCTGTATGAGCGTGGCCTTGTGGAATGGTCATGATGCGATCTTGAAAGAACGCCTCTTTGGCGTGACCAATGCCCAGGGCAACCACGGCGAGGACGTCAAGGAGTCCTATTTCTTTCTGGATGGTACTCCAACGCATTCTTACCAGCGGATGCTCTATAAATATCCGCAGAAGGCCTTTCCCTATGAGGAGCTCATCCGGGCCAACCAGAGTCGCTCCCGTTTGGAAGAGGAGTTTGACCTTACTCAATCCGGCATTTTTCGAGAGAATCGCTACTTCGATGTCTTTATCGAGTATGCCAAGGCTGGCTCACGCTCGACCTGTCAGCAGATCACGGTGACCAATCGCGGGCCGGAGGCCGCTCCGCTGACTTTGCTCACGCAAATCTGGTGCCGCAATGTCTGGTCATGGGGCGAGCCTGAACGCAAGCCGACGTTGCGTTTGAGGGGTGAGGGAATACAGATTTCGAATGCCGAGCTAGGCGATTATCGCTTCCAGGCAGAAGACGCACAGGAGTGGCTCTTTACCGACAACGAAACAAACTTCACCCGTCTTTTCCGCGCAGGCGAATGCACATGGCCGAAGGATGCGTTTCACGACTATATTGTCCACGGAAACGCCGAAGGCGTGAATCCTGACAGGGTTGGCACCAAGGCCGCCGCCGTATGGAGGTGCATGCTGGAGCCGGGTGAAACGAAAGAGTTTCATACCACCCTCTGTCCCATTGACGAGGTCGCTCCGGATATTGCCGCAGTGGTGACGAAGCGTCAGGCGGAAGCCGATCAGTTTTTCCAGCGGAGGACGGATGACCTTTCCGAGGAACGGGCCGGCATTTATCGTCAGGCCGCTGCCGGGCTGACGTGGAGCAAACAGTTTTACCGCTTCAACGTCCGCCGTTGGATCGAGGGTGATCCCACCGGTCCCAAGCCGCCCGCCTCTCGCGCCACCGGGCGAAACTCGCGCTGGCAGCATGTGAATGCGGGCGAGATCATTCTCATGCCCGACACGTGGGAGTATCCCTGGTTTGCCGCGTGGGATCTCGCATTTCACGCAGTGGCCTACGCGCCCATTGATCCAGCTTTTGCCAAGGAGCAGCTTTTACACATTACCAACGAGTGGTATTTGCACCCGAATGGCCAGTTGCCCGCGTACGAATGGGCCTTCGATGATGCCAATCCGCCCGTCCACGGCTGGGCGGCCTGGCGGGTGTTTCTCATCGACCGCGAGCGGCGCGGGGATCGCGGGGATATCGAGTTTCTGGAGCGCGTCTTCCACAAGCTCATCCTGAATTTCGGCTGGTGGATCAATCGCAAGGACGCTGATGGACAGAATATCTTCGAGGGCGGCTTCCTCGGCATGGATAACCTCGGAGTCTTTGACCGCAGCCAGCCGCTTCCTCCGGGATTGAAGCTCCATCAGTGCGACGCGACGGCCTGGATGGCGATGTGCTCGCTCAATCTCATGCGCATCGCCGCCGAGCTGGCGCTGACGAATCCTGCCTACGAGGACATCGCTGCGAAGTTCCTCGATCACTTCCTGCGCATCGCTTCTGCGATGAACAACGTGAGCGGGCAGGGGCTGGGACTATGGGACGAGGAGGACCAGTTTTTTTATGATGTCGTGACCAAGGCCGATGGCCAGCCGTTTCCGCTCCGGGTACGCTCGATCGCGGGATTGCTGCCGCTGCTCGCAGTCGAGACGCTGGAGGCTGAGCATATTGAAAAGCTGCCGCGGTTCGCCCAGCGGCTCGATTGGATTCTCAAGCACGAGCCGGGCCTGGCATCGCTGGTTTCCCGCTGGCAACAGGCGGGCCATAAGGAGCGGCGCTTGTTTTCTCTGCTCCGCGTGCATCGGATGAAGAGCCTGCTGCACCGCATGTTTGACCCGGCGGAGTTTTTATCCCCCTATGGCATCAGGGCGCTGTCCCGCTACCATCTGGAGAATCCGTATGTATTGCCTTATGACGGACGCAATCTCACCGTCGGCTATGATCCCGGAGAATCAAAGATCGGGGCTTTCGGGGGAAACTCCAACTGGCGCGGCCCGATCTGGATGCCGGTGAATTACCTGCTCGTCGAGGCGCTGTTGCAGTTCCATCAGTATTATGGGGATTTCATCACGGTGGAGTGTCCATGCGCAGGCGGAAATGCCAACTTGCGGGATTGGGCGGTGGAGCTTGCGACGCGGCTGGTAAGGCTCTTTGAACGCGACGAGGCAGGATGTCGTCCGATCTTTGCCAATGACGACTTGTTGCAGCGCGATCCATACTTTCGGGACTACCTGCTGTATCCCGAGTACTTCCACGGAGACACGGGGAGGGGACTCGGGGCTACGCACCAGACTGGCTGGACGGCTCTCATCATGCCGCTCCTCAAACTGGCCTCGGGTTCGCAGTCGGATATTCCGCTGCGGTAG
- the holA gene encoding DNA polymerase III subunit delta has product MPSKASPIHFITGSDESAVKKAASALVQKLAPGADAFGLETIDGAVDTVDAAATAIQSTMQALLTMPFLAGAKLVWLKSATFLSDSVMGRSETVADNLESLSKLLTEGLPDGITFVFSAPQPDKRRGIYKTLTKLAQTTVHDLPDLGFNAGEEEMIEWTTSRVHARDLQMSPAAIEALTARVGLDTRQLDTELEKLETAFGKSRAIEAEDIRNLVPQTREGGIFDLSEAVSRRDLPLALDTLAQLFRQGEKGVGILLASIVPTVRNLLLAKDLITRHKVPPPSQPHFFASSLKRLPESALSHLPKKKDGTLNAYPLGIAAMNASHYTLPELEAGFAACAEANQRLLSGSLNDETIITRLLIGLMARKAH; this is encoded by the coding sequence ATGCCCTCCAAGGCCTCACCCATCCATTTCATTACCGGCTCTGATGAGTCGGCCGTCAAGAAAGCTGCATCGGCGCTGGTCCAGAAGCTCGCGCCCGGAGCCGACGCCTTCGGCCTGGAAACGATCGACGGCGCGGTCGATACCGTCGATGCCGCCGCCACGGCCATTCAGAGCACCATGCAGGCGCTGCTGACCATGCCTTTCCTGGCAGGAGCCAAGCTCGTGTGGCTGAAGAGCGCCACGTTCCTTTCCGACAGCGTGATGGGCCGTTCGGAAACCGTTGCCGACAATCTTGAGAGCCTTTCCAAGCTGCTCACCGAGGGGCTGCCCGATGGCATCACCTTCGTCTTCAGCGCGCCTCAGCCCGATAAACGGCGGGGCATTTACAAGACTCTCACCAAGCTCGCCCAGACCACCGTACATGACCTGCCGGACCTCGGCTTCAACGCTGGCGAGGAGGAGATGATCGAGTGGACGACATCTCGCGTGCATGCCCGCGATCTCCAGATGAGCCCGGCGGCCATCGAGGCGCTCACCGCTCGCGTCGGACTCGATACCCGACAACTCGATACGGAACTGGAGAAGCTGGAAACCGCCTTCGGGAAAAGCCGGGCCATTGAGGCCGAGGACATCCGCAATCTGGTGCCACAAACCCGGGAGGGCGGCATCTTTGACCTAAGCGAGGCGGTTTCCCGCCGTGATCTGCCGCTGGCCCTCGACACTCTCGCCCAGCTTTTCCGCCAGGGAGAAAAAGGCGTCGGCATCCTGCTCGCTTCCATCGTCCCGACAGTGCGCAATCTCCTGCTGGCCAAGGATCTCATCACTCGTCACAAGGTTCCCCCGCCGTCGCAGCCGCATTTCTTCGCATCATCGCTCAAGCGCCTCCCGGAAAGCGCCCTTTCGCACCTGCCCAAGAAAAAGGACGGCACGCTCAATGCCTACCCGCTCGGCATTGCCGCGATGAATGCCTCGCACTATACCCTGCCGGAACTCGAGGCGGGCTTCGCCGCCTGCGCCGAGGCAAACCAGCGACTGCTCAGTGGGAGCCTGAATGACGAGACAATCATCACCCGGCTTTTGATCGGGCTGATGGCTCGCAAGGCTCACTAA